CGTAATCATGTAGTACTTGCTACAAAATTCGGGATTCATTTTGATATGGATGCAGAGGAAGTAAACAAACCTCTGATCCCAGATTCCAGACCGGAAACCATTCGGAAATCGGTAGAAACCTCCTTAAAGCGCCTGCAGACCGATCATATTGATCTTTACTATCAGCATCGGCCAGATCCACAGATCCCTGTGGAGGAGGTTGCAGGTGTGATGTCTGAGCTGATTGCAGAAGGAAAAATTACTCACTGGGGATTGTCAGAAGCAGATGAGGATATGATTTGCAGGGCACACAGGATATGCCCGGTAACAGCAATTCAGAACCGATATTCTATGATGGCAAGATGGCATACAAAACTGTTTCCCATATTGGAGGAATTGAACATTGGTTTTGTAGCATTCTCTCCGCTGGCGAATGGTTTCCTTTCTGCAAGATATAATAAAGATTCTGTTTTTGAAGCGGGTACGGATTATCGCAGTGTGATGCCTCAGTTTACGGAAGAAGGAATGAAAAAAAATGGAACGCTTTTGGCTTTGCTGCACCAAATAGCAGAAGAAAAGCAGGCGACACCGGCCCAGATTTCGCTTGCCTGGATGATGACGAAGCGCCCTTATATTGTTCCGATTCCAGGAACAAGGAGAACAGATCGCTTGTACGAAAATGCAGGGGCGGCTGAGGTTGTTCTGCAGCCGGAGGAAATGGCATCGATTGATGGTGCGCTGAACCATATGGAAATGTCGGAGGTATTCGGTGGAAGCCGGATATCACAGAAGAATTGACAGAATAGAAGGAAAGGCAAGGTATATCCACACCTTTTGGTTGGGACTAAAATAACTTATTTGTCGTTCCAAACGGATTTCTTGCGTTGTAAAATAGGCTTGGCAAATGGAAAAACACCAGGAAATGGAGGAACAGGATGAAAAAATACAGAATATCAATATTAGCTTCGTTACTTTCTTTAAGCCTGACAGCCTGTGGAGGAAACAGTGTAAGCAATGCTGTTTCGGAAACAGCTGCAGAACAGACTGCAGCAGAAGTACAGACCAGTCAAAATCAGGAAGAAACAGAAAGTGCATCAGAGGGAGCGTCTGCACAGACTCAGGAGGGAATATCTGAACAGGAAGGTATCATTACAGCCAGCAGCGAGCTGCCATTTTCTTTGGGCCAGAAGATAGATTCTGATTCTTTTACAGGAACAGCTTATATTGAAATGATGATTCCCAATGATGAAACCTATCATTTTCCCCAGACAAACCATCTTACCTTTGAGCCAGGGGCCAGAAGCAGCTGGCATACCCATGGCGGAATGGTGCTGCTGATTACTGGCGGAGTGGGATATTATCAGGAAGAAGGAAAGCCTGCCCAGATTCTCCGGCAGGGTGATGTGGTAAATATTGAACCGGGAGTAAGGCATTGGCATGGAGCTGCTCCGGACAGCTGGTTTTCCCAGATGGTAATTTTTGATTCCGGCTATGTTCCGGAAGAAGATGCACCTGCGGAGGAGCCGGTAACAGAGGAACAGTACAAACAGCTTGATACAGAAGAATATACAGGCCGTACGATTACAGCGGATCATAAGTTTATGTTTGAGCAGGCAGCACAGGCAATGACGTCGGATACCTTCAGCGGACCGGCATATGTGTCTTCTTTAATCGGAGAAGATAATGCAGCTGGTGCACCGGATCTCCATTATGTGGTCTTTGATCCCGGAGTGATTAATAACTGGCACACCCATGAAGGAGGACAGATTCTGGTTGCAACAGATGGGATTGGTTATCATCAGATTGAGGGAGAGCCGGTACAGGTAATGGCTCCTGGTGATGTGGCTTTTTGTCCGCCAGGAGTGAAACACTGGCATGGCGGAAGCGCAGATACCAGTTTTGCCCACATTGCAGTAAATACAAATCCGGAATTGAAAGGATTAGAGTGGTTTGACCGGATATCAGACGAAGAATATTCTTCCCTTCCAAAAGAAAAAGCACAGGCAGAAGGAGGAATAGAGAATGAATGATTTTATGTATTCATATCCAGTAAAAGTATATTTTGGTACAGATGCAGCGAAAAAGGCAATCTCGCAGGAACTGGGAAAGTACGGCAAACATGTAATGCTGGCTTACGGAGGAGGATCTGTAAAGAAAAGCGGCGTTTATGATGCTGTCAGGGGGATGCTGGAGGATGCAGGAAAAGAAATTGTAGATTTTTCCGGTATTATGCCGAATCCTACCTATGCAAAGGTTCAGGAGGGAGCTGATCTTGCCAGGGAAAAACAGATAGACTTTATTCTGGCAGTCGGAGGCGGTTCGGTAATCGACTGCTGCAAGATTATTTCTGCCCAGGCAAAAACAGAAAAAGATATCTGGGAAATGGAATTTACGGATCACGAATACCCGACAGAATTTATCCCCATGGGCGCTGTGGTTACTGCCTCTGGAACTGGTGCGGAGATGAATAATGGGGCGGTAATTACCCATGAAGAAAAGAAAATTAAGACGGGTGTGATGGGAGCCAACGCCGTATTTGCGGCACTTGATCCGGCTTATACCATGACGCTTCCCATAAAACAGGTTATTTCGGGAGCATTTGATACATTGAGCCATTGCATGGAAACCTATTTCGGAAGTCCAAGAACAGCAAATGTATCAGATGAAATCAATGAAGCAGTTATGCGGAATGTAATTCGTAATCTTTGGCTGCTTGCAGAAAATCCAGAAGATACATATGCCAGAAGAGAGCTGATGTGGGATTCCGCTATGGCTGAAAATGGGATTTTGAAAATCGGAAAAATCACAGATTTCCAGGCACATATGATTGAGCATCAGCTGGGTGCATATACGGACTGCAATCATGGCTGCGGTCTGGCAGTGATTCATCCGGTTTTATATCGCCATATTTATAAAGAGGCGGTGGAACGGTTTGCACATTTTGCCGAATGTGTATGGAGTGTTTCACCAGTGGGAAAAACAAGAGATGAGGTTGCCCTGGAGGGAATAC
The window above is part of the Lachnoclostridium edouardi genome. Proteins encoded here:
- a CDS encoding aldo/keto reductase, translating into MDKRILGRDLQVSSIGLGCMGMSHAYGAPADKKEMTELLAKAVDIGYTFFDTAEVYGTPEHPHDNEELVGKALKPYRNHVVLATKFGIHFDMDAEEVNKPLIPDSRPETIRKSVETSLKRLQTDHIDLYYQHRPDPQIPVEEVAGVMSELIAEGKITHWGLSEADEDMICRAHRICPVTAIQNRYSMMARWHTKLFPILEELNIGFVAFSPLANGFLSARYNKDSVFEAGTDYRSVMPQFTEEGMKKNGTLLALLHQIAEEKQATPAQISLAWMMTKRPYIVPIPGTRRTDRLYENAGAAEVVLQPEEMASIDGALNHMEMSEVFGGSRISQKN
- a CDS encoding cupin domain-containing protein, encoding MKKYRISILASLLSLSLTACGGNSVSNAVSETAAEQTAAEVQTSQNQEETESASEGASAQTQEGISEQEGIITASSELPFSLGQKIDSDSFTGTAYIEMMIPNDETYHFPQTNHLTFEPGARSSWHTHGGMVLLITGGVGYYQEEGKPAQILRQGDVVNIEPGVRHWHGAAPDSWFSQMVIFDSGYVPEEDAPAEEPVTEEQYKQLDTEEYTGRTITADHKFMFEQAAQAMTSDTFSGPAYVSSLIGEDNAAGAPDLHYVVFDPGVINNWHTHEGGQILVATDGIGYHQIEGEPVQVMAPGDVAFCPPGVKHWHGGSADTSFAHIAVNTNPELKGLEWFDRISDEEYSSLPKEKAQAEGGIENE
- a CDS encoding iron-containing alcohol dehydrogenase produces the protein MNDFMYSYPVKVYFGTDAAKKAISQELGKYGKHVMLAYGGGSVKKSGVYDAVRGMLEDAGKEIVDFSGIMPNPTYAKVQEGADLAREKQIDFILAVGGGSVIDCCKIISAQAKTEKDIWEMEFTDHEYPTEFIPMGAVVTASGTGAEMNNGAVITHEEKKIKTGVMGANAVFAALDPAYTMTLPIKQVISGAFDTLSHCMETYFGSPRTANVSDEINEAVMRNVIRNLWLLAENPEDTYARRELMWDSAMAENGILKIGKITDFQAHMIEHQLGAYTDCNHGCGLAVIHPVLYRHIYKEAVERFAHFAECVWSVSPVGKTRDEVALEGIRQLEDFIRAIGLPTNFRELGIQTDDKLLKAVAESSNIQAGCCKTLTPEEIFEILQECQ